In the Harmonia axyridis chromosome 3, icHarAxyr1.1, whole genome shotgun sequence genome, one interval contains:
- the LOC123676889 gene encoding phosphoserine phosphatase — MDQVKGVLKRADAVCFDVDSTVIQEEGIDELSKFCGKGREISELTAKAMGGSMTFQESLSLRLNILQPSIDKIKDFLQKKPAKLSPGIKELVQKLRSRKIEVYLVSGGFRCLISPIAKQLDIPASNVYCNKLKFFFDGQFAGFDETQPTSRSGGKAEVVRILKEKFGYQNLVMVGDGATDLEASPPADAFIGYGGNVVRESVKKNARWFVTDFQEIIQVLN; from the coding sequence ATGGATCAAGTCAAGGGAGTCCTCAAACGAGCTGACGCTGTTTGTTTTGATGTAGACTCAACAGTTATTCAAGAAGAGGGCATAGACGAGCTTTCCAAATTTTGCGGAAAAGGCAGGGAGATATCAGAACTCACGGCCAAGGCTATGGGAGGTTCAATGACCTTCCAGGAGTCGCTCTCGCTTCGTCTGAACATTCTCCAACCTTCCATAGATAAAATAAAGGACTTCTTGCAGAAAAAGCCAGCCAAACTATCACCAGGTATCAAGGAATTGGTGCAAAAGCTTAGGAGCAGAAAAATAGAGGTCTACTTAGTCTCTGGAGGATTCAGATGTCTAATCTCTCCAATTGCTAAACAACTAGACATCCCAGCATCCAATGTGTACTGCaacaaactgaaatttttcttCGATGGACAGTTTGCTGGGTTCGACGAAACACAGCCTACATCCCGTAGTGGGGGTAAAGCTGAGGTGGTAAGAATTCTGAAGGAGAAATTCGGGTACCAGAATTTGGTCATGGTAGGTGATGGTGCTACCGATCTGGAAGCTTCTCCCCCAGCTGATGCTTTCATTGGTTATGGTGGCAATGTTGTCAGAGAGAGTGTGAAAAAGAACGCCAGATGGTTTGTGACGGATTTTCAGGAAATTATtcaagttttgaattga